Part of the Dehalococcoidia bacterium genome is shown below.
GAGCTTGGCGCTCTCACCGCCGGATTCGAGCGCGCGGATAAGGTGGTGGACGGTCTCCCATGCGGTCAGGCGCGGGTCGGCCGCCGGGTCCCAATTGGCGGGCAGCTCTTCGGGCTTGAGCAGGCGCACCTTGCCGCGTTTGGATTCAAGGATGCCGGCCTCGACCATGCCGGCGACGCTGGTGTTCTTGGCCTTGCTCAGGGTCTCGGCCACGCCGAACTCGCCCTCGCCGAAGCC
Proteins encoded:
- a CDS encoding DUF1156 domain-containing protein → GFGEGEFGVAETLSKAKNTSVAGMVEAGILESKRGKVRLLKPEELPANWDPAADPRLTAWETVHHLIRALESGGESAKLGSRAEAARELAYRLYTLCERRKRAAEALAYNGLVQSWPEVVRLAREGGRPKAAQVEMFEESEE